The window AAGTTGGCCGATGAGCAGCCCCCACGGGCCCCTAACCCAAAGCCGTCATCTGCACAGTGGAAGTGTTGAGGTCGTTCGGCTGTTTTGGCTTTGACAGTATCATTGCGCAGTCGAAATCCAGCCTTGGATATCCGCAACAGTCGGAATCTTCCCGCTGCTTACAACCTTCTCATTGATCACCAGAGCCGGCGTGGCGAGGATGTCATACGTTACCATCTTGCCCATGTCGGTGATCTTTTCGAATTCGGCTTGAATATTTAGATTCAGCGTGGCTTGACGGGCTACAGCCTCAAGCTTCTTGCAGTTGGCGCACCCTGAACCGAGAGTTTTGATATTCAGCATTGAAAGCTCCCTGGTGTGTAAGTCAGCTCGCTGTTTGTTTACGTTGATAACGGATCAACTGGTAAATTGCACCGATTATGGCCAGTGAGATCGCCATTCCTGCACCAAGGGTAAGCCAGCCGGTGCCATCGACCCAGGCACCATAGAGCAGGCCTGCCACGATGCTGAACGAAGCGACTAACCCAACGTAGGCTGCTGTCTTCTTCCGACCAATCACAGCCGCCACCATGAGCATGCTCTGCAAGCTAAGTTCAGGATCCGCCATCAGGTAGGCCAAGAGCGGGCCAGGATGCATACCTAGATCAAGGAACATGCGGGCGACGGGCACTTCTACCAAGGTTGGGAAGTACATGAACACGCCGAACCCTACTGCTATTGCATTGGCGGGTACTGTGTTGCTGCCTGCAAGGCTTTCAATCCACTTGGGTTGAATAACCTGGCGAACCATGCCGACGATGAATACACCCACCACCAGTACAACAAATATCTGCTTGACGAAGCGCCAGGCTTCCCACAGCCAGCCTTGCCAGTCTTCGGCTGGCATTTTTTGGGCAAAGTACCAAACAGACAGTATGGTCAATGCGACACCGAATACACGCCCCGTGAAGGTAAAGGATAATGTCCTGGGTTCTGGCGTCAGTCGCATCGAAGCGATCAGCAAGGTACTAGCGGTCAGACTCAACACAACCCATGTCCAGCTATTGGCACCTTCGGTGATGTTATCCAGGCCACGCTTGGCCGTGGCGGCAATCATCAGGAGTAGGGCGATGAGTACAGCCCCTTGAAAGCTGACGCCTTCCTCTCCTTTGCTGGCGTCGTATGGAACCCAGTCAAACAAGGTGTCCTGCCACGCCTGGGCCCAGAAAAGCGGGACGTTGAAACTGATCAGATCTGCGGTCAGGGGCCACAATCTCAAGGTGCCCGCAATCAGCAGGGCCACTAAAGATAGTAATACGCCCAGTGCAGGCCCGGAGACACTGGCCTTCTCTGCGAACAGGGCATCCGCCTGCGCGTCGTGGGTGAGGTCGTCTTTCCAGAATAGCGTTGCCATCAGCAAGCCAATACCGACGCCGAAGATCAGGCAGAGAATCAAACGAGCGATTGCAAACTCCGCTCCCAGAATGCTGCCGGTATAGGCCAGGGCCATGATGTTTCCCGCGGGAGCAAAAAATTGACTGCCCCGTCGACTGACAGCTAGGCGCTCAGGTTCAGATGTAGAGGGGACTGACTTTCGCTGTTCATGGCCAGTTAAACCTTTGAGCCAGGTCGCTGTTCAGTCGCTGGTCAGGTGCAGTTGCACTTCTAGGGCGTCATGCAGGAGTCGGACGATTTCGATCACGTCGTCGTTTGCCACACGATAGAACACGATATGGCGTGGGCTCTTGACCGTCCCACACCATTTACCTGATGTTGATGATTCTGTTCAGATCGTCGGCAGGCGCTCCACGGCGGAACTCACTACCTTCGACCTAGTGTTATTGATGGTGATCCGCGAGGCCGCTCAGCAGGCGTTGCTGGGCGATGATTTTTCTTTGGCCAACGCCGTCTTGGTCATTGTCACGTTGACGCCATCGACATTGGTTTCTCATTGGTCAAACAGCGCTCACGCTGGTTTTTCCGTGTGCTGGATGGCGGGCCGACGATCGTGGTCGAAGACGGCAGAGTACTCGCTGAGCGCCTCAAGTATTCGCGGCTGGCAACGAAGTCGGACTGCGCATTGCCGCACTCGAACCGGAATGCTACACCGGGGCAGGGTTCGCCATAAGCCACGCCAGCACCTTACGATGCGCGAAGTGAGCAGTCATAGTCTGCTATTGTTGATTTCCGATGGCAAACCTAATGATATCGATCAGTATAAGGGTCGTTATGGTGTAGAAGACATGCGCCAGGCAGTCACCGAAGCTGATTTGCAAAGCGTCTATTCTTTCTGTTTGACTATCGACAGGCAGGCAGCAAACTATCCGCCTGCGGTATTTGGCGCGTCAATACGCTTTATTGCCCAGACCCGAGTTGTTGCCCGGCGTGTTGCTGAAGTGGATCGAAAGGCTGGTGATGGCTTGAGCTTCCACAATTCGCCTTCTCTTTGGAGAATCCTTTTATGCCTAAAGACAAGACCCCATCGTCGGTTGTTGCACAACAACTTCAGATGACGCTTTCGAGATGGGACGCTGAAGACACATCAAAAGCTTTTCCCACCCAAGGCACTCATGAGCTTCCCGAATTATCAAATACCGAGTTGGTTCACCTTCGTGTTCGTGTGATTGCTCTGGAAAATCTGGTTATCGCGTTGCTCGCCCAAGGGACGGATCAACAGCTTACGGTCGCCCGGGAAATGGCTGACTACATTAGGCCTAGACCGGGTTTTACCCAGCACCCTTTGACGATTCATGCCGCATCCCAAATGGTCAACAGCGTCGACCGTGCAGTGAGATTTCGAAAGTTGTCGGAAATATGAGCACTGAGCGGCCTGGCCTGTGCGACAAAGCTTGCTCTGCATTCAAAGATTAGGTTTAGAAGTTATTGTGTGCGTCACCAATGGAATCAGGAAAGGCGCAGTCATGATGTCATCTCCCCACTGACGGGAAACTCAGTCATGAGCCGAAAACCGCCTGCCATGAAAAAACCTTGGCGGGCGTCTCTCGTTCACGCTGATACCAGTCGTTTGATCCAGTCCAGCAGCACACTAGGCAGCAACTCGGGTCTGTGCAGTAAGGCATATTGCCGCGAGCCGAATACCGCTGGCAGGTAATTCGCCGCCTGGCGATCGATAGTCAAACAGAAGGGATAGATACCTTGGAGCTTGGCTTCGGTTACGGCCTGACGCATGTCTTCTACACCATAACGACCCTCATACTGATCGATATCATTAGGTTTGCCGTCGGAGAGCAGCAATAAGAGACGGTGCGTGGCAGCTTCGCGCATCAGCAACGTGCTGGCGTGGCGTATAGCTGCGCCGGCCCGGGTGTAGCGTTCCGGTTCGAGAGCCGCTATGCGCTGACCGACTTCAAGGCTGTAACGCTCATCGAAGGTTTTCAGAGTTCGGATCGTGACCCGCTGCGGCCCTTCGCCGGAAAACGCCAGCACACTATAGGGCTCGCCCAGGCTCTCTAGCGCCAGGCAGACCAGCAGCAACGCTTCGCGCTCGACATCAATGACCCGACGATGGCAGGACAGCCAACTGTCGGTGGAGCCGCTGACGTCGATCAGCAACATGATCGCCATGTTGCGACGGCCACGACGCTGGGTCAGATACACCGCTTGCGGCATGCTCAGGCCAGCGCGGGCCTCGGCGCAAGCGTCGATATAGGCTTCCAGATCGATTTCGTCGCCGTCCCATTGTTTGCGTAGCCTGACGCGTTGGGCCCGCAGACTTTCGAATTGCCGACGGATGGCATCCAGCACCGGACGATGAGCATCAAGGGTTCGCTCGACCCATTGCTGCGGGCCTTCCCGAACAGGACACAGTTGCAGGGTCGCCCCCGGATCACGGTACACCTGGTGGTGATAATCCCACTCGGGATAGCTGATTGTGTGGGTTGCGAGATCCTTTGCGCGGTGCTGAAAACGGGTCCGTGGCGGGTCGAGGGACAGCAGCACTTCTTTCGGGCGACCTGCCGTCACCACCAGCCGGGCTTCGTTGAGTTCGGACAATGACTCAGCGAAATCAGCCGCAGGGGTATCGGTATCTCGGTCGGTCGGGCGCTGCATGCCCATGGGGTCTTCGGCTTTTTCCAGCGGTTCGGCGGGTTGCACCATCCATAGGCCTTGTTCCTGATCGTCGTCCTCATCGGCACAGGCCTCGCGCGCCGTGGGCTGACGTGTGAGGCGGGCACTGCGTGGCAGGGCATCGTCGGTGGCGACTTCACCGGGCGGGGGCGACACTTCCTGACCGGCCGACGGTTCGCGCAGGTCGCCGGTCCAGGCATCAAGGAGAAGCCTGTCTGCGCCGAGCCCGTGAGATTCTTCGCAGAGGAGGAGACGTTGCGCGAGTGCTTCTGACAGTTGCAGCGAATCGGCGGTGTGGGTGGGGGGCGCCAACTCTTCCAGAGGCGCGCCGCATTCATTGTTCAGCAGTAAACGCAGGAAGTTTTCCAGGGGGTGTCGCTGGCTGGGAAAGGTGTGAAGCGGCGGGCGGGTCGCCAGGGCATGCTGGCGCAAGTCATGGATCGAGGGCGCCAATCCCGGCAGCAGGCGTATCAAATCCGCATCAGCCGCCCAAGCTTCGAGAAGTAGATAGACGCTGCGC is drawn from Pseudomonas rhizophila and contains these coding sequences:
- a CDS encoding nitric oxide reductase activation protein NorD, which encodes MAEAEDLITDAARHATVYAQALWRRHRPPSETEKIVTLGDVAQHLDLLIKAVFNTHYSLRVAQPPSPPTLLKKLFVRHEKPCQQSAVPATDGVTIWLPQDLGSSENPPTLKRYRALALQQAMRAHRGSANALSALDNPMQRSVYLLLEAWAADADLIRLLPGLAPSIHDLRQHALATRPPLHTFPSQRHPLENFLRLLLNNECGAPLEELAPPTHTADSLQLSEALAQRLLLCEESHGLGADRLLLDAWTGDLREPSAGQEVSPPPGEVATDDALPRSARLTRQPTAREACADEDDDQEQGLWMVQPAEPLEKAEDPMGMQRPTDRDTDTPAADFAESLSELNEARLVVTAGRPKEVLLSLDPPRTRFQHRAKDLATHTISYPEWDYHHQVYRDPGATLQLCPVREGPQQWVERTLDAHRPVLDAIRRQFESLRAQRVRLRKQWDGDEIDLEAYIDACAEARAGLSMPQAVYLTQRRGRRNMAIMLLIDVSGSTDSWLSCHRRVIDVEREALLLVCLALESLGEPYSVLAFSGEGPQRVTIRTLKTFDERYSLEVGQRIAALEPERYTRAGAAIRHASTLLMREAATHRLLLLLSDGKPNDIDQYEGRYGVEDMRQAVTEAKLQGIYPFCLTIDRQAANYLPAVFGSRQYALLHRPELLPSVLLDWIKRLVSA
- a CDS encoding thioredoxin family protein yields the protein MLNIKTLGSGCANCKKLEAVARQATLNLNIQAEFEKITDMGKMVTYDILATPALVINEKVVSSGKIPTVADIQGWISTAQ